One window from the genome of Aeromonas sp. FDAARGOS 1405 encodes:
- a CDS encoding GNAT family N-acetyltransferase has translation MSEIIHQANQQQFICMVEGKESRLRYRRLDAKTIDAYSTFVPPELRVQGIADQLARAFFNWTQAEGLTIVPSCRYIDVWLRRNANN, from the coding sequence ATGAGCGAGATTATTCATCAGGCCAACCAGCAACAGTTTATCTGTATGGTTGAGGGGAAAGAGTCGAGACTGCGCTACCGGCGCCTCGATGCCAAGACCATCGACGCCTACAGTACTTTCGTCCCCCCCGAGCTGCGGGTGCAGGGGATTGCCGATCAGCTGGCGCGCGCCTTCTTCAACTGGACTCAGGCGGAGGGGCTCACTATAGTGCCGAGCTGTCGCTACATTGATGTCTGGTTACGCCGCAATGCCAACAACTGA
- a CDS encoding TetR/AcrR family transcriptional regulator — translation MKQAIPQPQTMTDKRRQILDAALALCAEDGLQGAATARIAKAAGVANGTLFHHFPSKEALILALYQDVKTRMGSAIHEADPTLPLYDQTRHYWQLAMGWMLAHPNELKFVLGFFHSPLLARPARSQILNDALRFLPALLAKGQASGELMQAPAPLLLEVCQGQFLACASLFVDQPELGEDDYWQASAFALFWSAISGANPHANTDV, via the coding sequence ATGAAGCAGGCTATCCCGCAGCCACAAACCATGACCGACAAGCGCCGCCAGATCCTGGATGCCGCCCTCGCCCTCTGCGCCGAAGATGGCCTGCAGGGGGCCGCCACCGCCCGTATCGCCAAGGCGGCCGGGGTGGCCAACGGCACTCTGTTCCACCACTTTCCGAGCAAGGAGGCGCTGATCCTCGCCCTCTATCAGGATGTAAAGACCCGGATGGGGAGCGCCATCCATGAAGCAGATCCCACCCTGCCGCTGTACGACCAGACCCGCCACTACTGGCAGCTGGCGATGGGGTGGATGCTCGCGCATCCCAATGAGCTCAAATTCGTGCTGGGCTTCTTTCACTCTCCGCTGCTGGCCAGACCGGCCCGCAGCCAGATCCTGAACGATGCCCTGCGCTTTCTGCCAGCCCTGCTGGCAAAGGGGCAGGCCAGCGGCGAGCTGATGCAGGCTCCCGCGCCACTGTTGCTGGAGGTGTGTCAGGGCCAGTTCCTCGCTTGCGCATCACTGTTTGTCGATCAACCGGAGCTGGGAGAGGACGACTACTGGCAAGCCAGTGCGTTCGCCCTCTTCTGGTCAGCCATCTCAGGAGCCAATCCTCATGCAAACACGGATGTTTGA
- a CDS encoding nucleoside hydrolase codes for MTHKIILDTDPGIDDAMAILFAEAHPAIELLAITTVFGNATIDNGTRNALWLKQKYGMKADVAKGAAAPLLREPVGPTTIVHGPSGFGDMEAGEVTIAPDPRPAWQYIVEAVEAAPGEITIVTIGPLTNLALALQQAPEIVLLVKQVVVMGGAFGVNGHRGNVTPYAEANIHDDPDAADRVFTADWPVVIIGLDVTQQSFFSSAYLDELKDKAGEPGRFLWDVSRFYLRFYSEKLGLSGCHVHDPSAIAYVIDPTLFTLREGPVRVITSGPAIGHTLQKFDGKRHSHDDWSAYRPQQVGVAVRDEALLALYRETLVGWGKDC; via the coding sequence ATGACCCATAAAATCATTCTGGATACCGACCCGGGTATCGACGATGCCATGGCCATCCTGTTTGCCGAGGCCCACCCCGCCATCGAGCTGCTCGCCATCACCACTGTTTTTGGTAACGCCACCATCGACAATGGCACCCGCAACGCCCTCTGGCTCAAGCAGAAGTACGGCATGAAGGCGGATGTGGCCAAAGGTGCTGCCGCCCCGCTGCTGCGCGAGCCGGTTGGCCCCACCACCATAGTCCACGGCCCGAGCGGCTTTGGCGATATGGAGGCGGGGGAGGTGACTATCGCTCCGGATCCTCGCCCCGCTTGGCAATATATTGTCGAGGCGGTGGAAGCCGCGCCGGGGGAGATCACCATAGTCACTATCGGCCCGCTGACCAATCTGGCGCTGGCGCTACAACAGGCGCCCGAGATTGTCTTGCTGGTGAAACAGGTGGTAGTGATGGGGGGCGCCTTTGGCGTCAACGGCCATCGTGGCAACGTGACCCCCTATGCCGAGGCCAATATTCACGATGATCCCGATGCCGCCGACCGAGTCTTTACCGCCGATTGGCCTGTGGTGATCATCGGGCTGGACGTGACCCAGCAGAGCTTCTTCAGCAGCGCCTATCTTGATGAGCTCAAGGACAAGGCGGGAGAGCCGGGCCGTTTCCTGTGGGATGTGAGCCGCTTCTATCTGCGCTTCTACTCCGAGAAACTGGGGCTCTCCGGTTGCCACGTCCACGATCCGTCCGCCATCGCCTATGTGATTGATCCGACCCTCTTTACCCTGCGCGAGGGGCCGGTACGGGTTATCACCAGCGGTCCGGCCATCGGCCACACCCTGCAAAAGTTCGATGGCAAGCGCCACTCCCACGATGACTGGTCAGCCTATCGTCCGCAGCAGGTCGGGGTGGCGGTGCGTGATGAGGCGCTGCTCGCTCTCTATCGCGAGACGCTGGTGGGTTGGGGCAAGGATTGCTGA
- a CDS encoding coniferyl aldehyde dehydrogenase codes for MGAAQLQHTPEDILAIKMSLPDQLARLKRASLAHPMPTLAERRAQLTKLKQALLAHKGQLCKALAADYGQRSHYDSLIADVLPCIMQINYTQKRLKRWMQPHRRHTGLLLAPAKVEVHFQPLGVVGIIVPWNFPVMLSLGPLITAIAAGNRAMLKLSEFTPHTNAVLRTMLTSVFDENEIAIIEGDAQMAAAFSSLPFDHLLFTGSTMVGKLVMAAAAPQLTPLTLELGGKSPCLIAPDMPVATAVERMIFGKSLNAGQICVAPDYVLLPRSEVDNFIAAYRRHFSKLYPQGLNSADYGAIINDRQYQRLVSWLDEAEQAGAQLHPCGSPARDDQRRLLVPHLLTGVPSQCQVMQQEIFGPLLPLIPYDTLEEALAYVAERPRPLALYLMSFDPELQARVTRETHSGGMAINESLFQVAADDVPFGGIGASGMGHYHGHEGFLTFSKAKTVLTRGKFTTGSLIHPPYHSWIQKLMMAFFLR; via the coding sequence ATGGGTGCGGCGCAGCTTCAACACACTCCTGAGGATATCCTCGCCATCAAGATGTCCCTGCCGGATCAGCTGGCGCGGCTCAAGCGGGCGAGTCTGGCTCACCCCATGCCTACCCTGGCCGAGCGCCGGGCGCAGCTGACCAAACTCAAACAGGCGTTGCTCGCCCACAAGGGACAGCTGTGCAAGGCGCTGGCGGCAGATTATGGTCAGCGCAGCCACTACGACAGCCTGATCGCCGATGTGCTGCCCTGCATCATGCAGATCAACTACACCCAGAAGCGGCTCAAACGCTGGATGCAGCCCCACCGCCGTCACACCGGCCTGCTGCTGGCCCCCGCCAAAGTGGAGGTGCACTTCCAGCCGCTCGGGGTGGTCGGCATTATCGTGCCGTGGAACTTTCCGGTGATGCTGAGCCTTGGCCCCCTCATCACCGCCATCGCGGCGGGCAACCGGGCGATGCTGAAACTCTCCGAGTTCACCCCTCATACCAACGCCGTGCTGCGCACCATGCTCACCAGCGTGTTTGACGAAAACGAGATCGCCATCATCGAGGGAGATGCCCAGATGGCGGCAGCGTTCAGCTCACTGCCGTTCGATCACCTGCTCTTTACCGGCTCCACCATGGTGGGCAAGCTGGTGATGGCCGCCGCCGCGCCCCAGCTCACCCCCCTCACCCTTGAGCTGGGTGGCAAGAGCCCCTGTCTCATCGCCCCCGACATGCCGGTCGCCACCGCGGTCGAGCGGATGATCTTCGGCAAGAGCCTCAACGCCGGGCAGATCTGCGTCGCCCCCGACTATGTGCTGCTGCCCCGCAGCGAGGTGGATAACTTTATCGCCGCCTATCGCCGCCACTTCAGCAAGCTCTACCCGCAGGGGCTCAATAGCGCCGACTACGGCGCCATCATCAACGACCGCCAGTATCAACGTCTCGTCAGCTGGCTCGATGAAGCCGAGCAGGCGGGTGCCCAGCTCCATCCCTGTGGCAGCCCGGCCCGCGACGACCAGCGTCGCCTGCTGGTGCCCCATCTGCTGACCGGGGTGCCGAGTCAGTGTCAGGTAATGCAGCAGGAGATCTTCGGGCCGCTGCTGCCGCTCATCCCCTACGACACCCTGGAGGAGGCGCTCGCCTATGTGGCCGAGCGGCCCCGCCCGCTGGCCCTCTATCTGATGAGCTTCGATCCCGAGTTGCAGGCGCGAGTGACCCGGGAGACCCACTCCGGCGGCATGGCGATCAACGAGAGCCTGTTTCAGGTGGCTGCCGACGATGTGCCGTTTGGCGGCATCGGCGCCTCCGGCATGGGCCACTACCACGGCCACGAGGGGTTTCTTACCTTCTCCAAGGCAAAAACCGTGCTGACCCGCGGCAAGTTCACCACCGGCTCCCTGATCCATCCCCCCTACCACAGCTGGATCCAGAAGCTGATGATGGCCTTCTTCCTGCGCTGA
- a CDS encoding DUF3634 family protein, which translates to MAWISLIVAIALIWWLMKLGRGALFEIRLAPGKVVVKQGKVSPAFIDHAKQILRHDTVRGRIVGQRDGDGVKLIFSRSIPEPVAQRFRNIFPYGDYRQPTAPLPGPKSRKG; encoded by the coding sequence ATGGCCTGGATTTCCTTGATCGTAGCGATTGCGCTGATCTGGTGGTTGATGAAGCTGGGGCGTGGCGCCCTGTTCGAGATCCGCCTTGCTCCCGGCAAGGTGGTGGTCAAGCAGGGCAAGGTCTCACCCGCTTTTATTGACCATGCCAAACAGATCCTGCGCCACGATACGGTACGCGGTCGCATTGTGGGGCAGCGCGATGGCGATGGTGTGAAGTTGATCTTCTCCCGCTCTATCCCCGAGCCGGTGGCCCAGCGGTTTCGCAATATCTTCCCCTATGGCGATTACCGCCAGCCAACGGCGCCACTGCCGGGGCCAAAATCCCGCAAGGGATAA
- a CDS encoding iron-containing alcohol dehydrogenase, giving the protein MSRYYDFFCPVKLLAGEQALEQLASELASLGARRPLLLTDKGVNATGLATLLANVLAEGELPVAAIWDEIPADSSTAVVERIAKRYRELDCDSLVALGGGSVIDTAKAVNILTSMGGDHLLDYSGAGCLTRPLKPLAVVPTTAGTGSEVTLVAVIKDEASGRKVPFTSPFLLPQLAVLDPRLTQGLPLNITAATAMDAMTHAIEAFIGTAKNPVSDALALMAVEKIASALPQIIHDPQNKQLRLQLAEGSTLAGMAFSNSMVGLVHALGHSLGARCHLPHGLCMNLFLPTVLDYNRPEVDSELARLLLPLVGAERFAATPAHQRAEATITAIRTLRDTLWQAVKLPRTMSEAGVSDRSLLTEIRDLAVNDGALLFNRKDADREQLLTLLERAWV; this is encoded by the coding sequence ATGAGCCGCTATTACGATTTCTTCTGCCCGGTCAAACTGCTGGCCGGTGAACAGGCGCTGGAGCAGCTGGCCAGCGAGCTGGCCAGCCTCGGGGCCCGTCGCCCGCTGCTGCTGACCGACAAGGGGGTCAATGCCACCGGCCTTGCCACCCTGCTGGCCAATGTGCTGGCCGAGGGGGAGCTGCCGGTTGCCGCCATCTGGGACGAGATCCCGGCTGACTCTTCCACTGCCGTGGTGGAGCGGATCGCCAAACGCTACCGCGAGCTCGACTGCGACAGTCTGGTGGCGCTGGGGGGCGGCTCGGTCATCGACACCGCCAAGGCAGTCAACATTCTCACTTCCATGGGGGGGGATCATCTGCTCGACTACTCGGGCGCCGGTTGCCTGACCCGTCCCCTCAAGCCGCTGGCGGTGGTGCCCACCACGGCGGGCACAGGATCAGAAGTGACATTGGTTGCAGTGATCAAGGATGAGGCGAGCGGGCGCAAGGTGCCCTTCACCTCCCCCTTCCTGCTGCCCCAGCTGGCGGTGCTCGACCCGCGCCTGACCCAGGGACTGCCCCTCAATATCACCGCCGCTACCGCCATGGATGCCATGACCCACGCCATCGAGGCCTTTATCGGTACCGCCAAGAACCCGGTGAGCGATGCGCTGGCCCTGATGGCAGTGGAGAAGATCGCCAGCGCCCTGCCGCAAATCATCCACGACCCGCAAAACAAACAGCTGCGGCTGCAACTGGCGGAAGGCTCCACGCTGGCTGGCATGGCTTTTTCCAACTCCATGGTGGGGCTGGTGCACGCCCTCGGCCACAGTCTGGGAGCCCGCTGCCATCTGCCCCACGGGCTGTGCATGAACCTCTTTTTGCCGACCGTGCTCGACTACAACCGCCCCGAGGTGGATAGCGAGTTGGCCCGGCTGCTGTTGCCGCTGGTGGGGGCAGAGCGCTTTGCTGCCACCCCGGCCCATCAGCGGGCGGAAGCGACCATCACAGCTATTCGCACCCTGCGCGACACCTTGTGGCAAGCGGTCAAGCTGCCGCGCACCATGAGCGAGGCTGGGGTAAGCGATCGCTCGCTACTGACCGAGATCCGCGATCTGGCGGTCAACGACGGTGCCCTGCTGTTCAATCGCAAGGACGCCGACCGTGAGCAGTTACTCACCCTGCTGGAGCGAGCCTGGGTCTGA
- a CDS encoding FAD/NAD(P)-binding protein: protein MSITRRDFLNGVAITIAAGVAPINLLKAAEGGSTLADKTLAYPPALTGLRGNHPGSFEPAHSIARDGKQYDFANIPLEGEYDLVIVGAGISGLAAACFYQQLLGADKKILLLDNHDDFGGHAKRNEFTTPDGLRLGYGGSESLQSPRSVYSPVALGLLKTLEVNIDELAAGFQQTFYPDLGLSRGVYFDEKHFGVNKIVNGDPGHNVADDIPRDRLNGRPLAEFIGDFPLDDADKAALLALHESKIDYLSGMTREQQDEWVTRNSYTTFLRDKVGLSERAITYFQQRTNDFQAVGIDATACADARLCALPGFDGLNLTPLDAEEQAELDDPYIFHFPDGNAGLTRLMVRKLIPQVAPGHTMQDVVLAKFDYSKLDLPEHKVRLRLGSTALQAKNVRLADGKLAVDVTYIKEGKLHRVRAKQSIMAGYNMMIPYMVPEMPEPQKEALRQNVKAPLVYTKVVIKNWQAFVKLGVHEVYSPAAPYSRVKLDYPVNLGGYEHPKNPDQPMCLHMVYVPTLPGSGLSAREQSRKGRAMILGMPFEQHEQMIREQLQGMLGSAGFNHEQDILAITVNRWSHGYSYVTNTLFDDEAQCEKWIELGRQPIGNITIANSDAGWSPYAHAAIDEAWRAVNELVAMSKGGAQ, encoded by the coding sequence ATGAGTATTACACGCAGAGATTTTCTCAACGGCGTTGCCATCACCATTGCGGCAGGCGTCGCCCCCATCAATCTGCTCAAGGCTGCCGAAGGCGGCAGCACGCTGGCGGATAAAACCCTGGCCTACCCGCCCGCCCTCACCGGCCTGCGCGGCAACCACCCGGGCTCTTTCGAACCGGCCCACAGCATCGCCCGTGACGGCAAGCAGTATGATTTTGCCAATATTCCCCTTGAGGGGGAGTACGATCTGGTGATCGTCGGCGCCGGGATCAGCGGCCTGGCTGCCGCCTGCTTCTATCAGCAACTGCTCGGCGCGGATAAGAAGATCCTGCTGCTCGACAACCACGATGACTTCGGTGGCCACGCCAAGCGCAACGAATTCACCACCCCCGATGGCCTGCGTCTGGGTTACGGCGGCAGTGAATCCCTGCAATCACCGCGTTCGGTCTACAGCCCGGTGGCGCTCGGTCTGCTCAAGACGCTGGAGGTCAACATCGACGAGCTGGCCGCCGGTTTCCAGCAGACCTTCTATCCGGATCTGGGGCTGAGCCGTGGCGTCTATTTCGACGAGAAGCACTTTGGCGTCAACAAGATAGTGAACGGGGATCCGGGCCACAACGTGGCGGACGATATCCCGCGCGATCGCCTGAACGGCCGGCCGCTGGCAGAATTTATCGGTGACTTCCCCCTCGATGATGCCGACAAGGCCGCCCTGTTGGCCCTGCACGAATCGAAGATCGACTACCTGAGCGGCATGACCCGCGAGCAGCAGGACGAGTGGGTGACTCGCAACAGCTACACCACCTTCCTGCGCGATAAAGTGGGTCTCAGCGAGCGGGCGATCACTTACTTCCAGCAGCGCACCAACGATTTCCAGGCGGTCGGCATCGACGCCACCGCCTGCGCCGATGCGCGTCTGTGCGCCTTGCCGGGTTTCGACGGCCTCAATCTGACGCCGCTTGATGCCGAGGAGCAGGCGGAGCTGGACGATCCCTACATCTTCCACTTCCCCGATGGCAACGCCGGTCTCACCCGCCTGATGGTACGCAAGCTCATTCCGCAGGTGGCGCCGGGTCACACCATGCAGGATGTGGTGCTGGCCAAGTTTGACTACAGCAAACTCGACCTGCCCGAGCACAAGGTACGGTTGCGTCTTGGCAGCACGGCGCTACAGGCTAAAAACGTGCGCCTCGCCGATGGCAAGCTGGCGGTGGATGTCACCTACATCAAAGAGGGCAAGCTGCATCGGGTACGGGCCAAGCAGTCGATCATGGCGGGCTACAACATGATGATCCCCTATATGGTGCCCGAGATGCCGGAGCCCCAGAAGGAGGCTCTGCGCCAGAACGTCAAGGCGCCGCTGGTCTACACCAAGGTGGTGATCAAGAACTGGCAAGCATTCGTCAAGCTGGGGGTGCACGAGGTCTACTCCCCCGCAGCCCCCTACAGTCGGGTCAAACTCGACTATCCGGTCAACCTCGGTGGTTATGAGCATCCCAAAAACCCGGATCAGCCCATGTGCCTGCACATGGTCTATGTACCGACCCTGCCGGGCAGCGGCCTCTCGGCACGCGAGCAGTCCCGCAAGGGGCGCGCCATGATCCTCGGCATGCCATTCGAGCAGCACGAGCAGATGATCCGCGAGCAACTGCAGGGAATGCTCGGCAGCGCCGGTTTCAACCATGAGCAGGATATCCTCGCCATCACGGTCAACCGCTGGTCTCACGGTTACTCCTATGTCACCAACACCCTGTTTGATGACGAAGCGCAGTGCGAAAAATGGATTGAACTGGGTCGCCAGCCGATCGGCAACATCACCATCGCCAACTCGGATGCAGGCTGGAGCCCCTACGCCCACGCCGCCATCGACGAAGCGTGGCGCGCCGTCAACGAGCTGGTAGCCATGAGCAAGGGAGGTGCCCAATGA
- the cyoA gene encoding cytochrome o ubiquinol oxidase subunit II, with protein sequence MRPFELKRGLGALLLLASASLLTGCDMALMNPKGQIGLEQKSLILTALGLMLIVVIPVIIMAVVFARKYRASNTNAKYTPDWSHSNKIEAVVWTVPIIIIVILATITWKTSHELDPYKPLDSTVKPIQIDVISLDWKWLFVYPELGIASVNELAFPVNTPVNFRVTSDTVMNSFFIPKLGGQIYAMAGMQTKLHLIANEAGAYDGISSSYSGAGFSGMKFKAIATQDQAGFDAWVAKVRASPKMLTTMDEFNALAKKSENHPVEYFSSADPALFVKLINKFMGDMGHGEHKGMTHKAPSEHGAAMNHDDMAHMQMDHAAMAHDGQKEHAGHMNAPLDNKAVQAGSEE encoded by the coding sequence ATGAGACCTTTTGAATTAAAGAGGGGCTTGGGTGCTTTGCTGTTGCTCGCATCGGCCAGCTTGCTGACCGGCTGCGACATGGCCTTGATGAACCCCAAAGGGCAGATTGGTCTGGAGCAGAAATCACTGATATTAACCGCCTTGGGGCTGATGTTAATTGTGGTGATCCCTGTAATTATTATGGCTGTGGTCTTTGCCCGCAAATACAGGGCATCAAATACCAACGCTAAATATACTCCGGATTGGTCTCACTCCAATAAAATTGAAGCGGTTGTGTGGACCGTGCCAATTATTATCATCGTCATCCTGGCAACCATTACCTGGAAAACGTCCCACGAACTGGATCCTTACAAACCGTTGGATTCTACGGTGAAGCCGATCCAGATTGATGTTATTTCCCTCGACTGGAAATGGCTGTTTGTCTACCCAGAATTAGGGATTGCCTCGGTCAATGAATTAGCATTCCCGGTCAATACCCCCGTCAATTTCCGGGTGACTTCAGACACAGTCATGAACTCTTTCTTCATTCCCAAGCTGGGCGGGCAAATTTATGCCATGGCAGGTATGCAGACCAAGTTGCATCTCATTGCCAATGAAGCAGGCGCGTATGACGGTATCTCCAGCAGTTATAGCGGAGCCGGTTTCTCGGGCATGAAGTTCAAGGCGATTGCCACGCAGGATCAGGCCGGTTTTGATGCCTGGGTTGCCAAAGTCAGGGCCTCTCCCAAGATGCTGACCACCATGGATGAGTTCAATGCGCTGGCCAAGAAGAGCGAAAACCACCCGGTGGAGTATTTCTCAAGTGCCGATCCGGCCCTTTTCGTCAAGCTGATCAACAAGTTTATGGGTGACATGGGGCATGGCGAGCACAAGGGGATGACCCATAAAGCCCCCTCAGAGCATGGCGCCGCCATGAATCACGATGACATGGCACATATGCAGATGGACCATGCCGCTATGGCGCATGACGGGCAGAAGGAGCATGCCGGACATATGAACGCGCCGTTGGATAACAAGGCTGTGCAAGCAGGATCCGAGGAATAA
- a CDS encoding nucleotidyltransferase family protein: MPTTEPLNTVLEQQFQAKTEALLRADPQRMACLQAAAELNLPDWALGAGFIRNLIWDHLHHKAVPTPLNDIDLIYLDKTDPQGLAEAEHEAWLAKRLPGQQWEVRNQARMHTRQLVAPFASSLEALSHWVEVPTCIGVRLTRDGEFEWLAPYGFAINWSLQVSANPRCRQDKQIFTQRIKEKRWQAIWPDLQVNWP; the protein is encoded by the coding sequence ATGCCAACAACTGAACCTCTGAACACCGTCCTCGAACAGCAATTCCAAGCCAAAACAGAAGCCCTGCTGCGGGCCGATCCGCAGCGGATGGCCTGCCTGCAAGCCGCGGCCGAGCTCAATCTGCCCGACTGGGCGCTGGGGGCCGGTTTTATCCGCAACCTCATCTGGGATCACCTTCACCACAAGGCGGTGCCCACCCCGCTCAACGATATCGACCTTATCTATCTCGATAAAACCGATCCGCAAGGGCTGGCCGAAGCGGAGCACGAAGCTTGGCTCGCCAAACGCCTGCCCGGCCAGCAGTGGGAGGTGCGCAATCAGGCCCGCATGCATACTCGCCAGCTGGTAGCGCCGTTTGCCAGCAGCCTTGAGGCGCTCAGCCATTGGGTCGAGGTGCCCACCTGCATCGGCGTACGCCTCACCCGGGATGGCGAGTTCGAGTGGCTTGCCCCCTACGGCTTTGCCATCAACTGGTCGCTGCAAGTGAGTGCCAACCCCAGATGTCGTCAGGACAAACAGATTTTTACCCAGCGCATCAAGGAGAAACGCTGGCAGGCTATCTGGCCTGACCTTCAGGTAAACTGGCCATAA
- a CDS encoding cytochrome c gives MSRALSLTASALLLALPALAANAAPAMSAGEYVAKLGDCAACHTSETSKPLAGGKGFPTPIGTVFATNITPDKTHGIGNYSLPEFIKVMREGVARDGHHLYPAMPYTAYAKMSDKDLEDLYHYLMKEVQPLAIANKESDIPWPLNMRWPLMGWNWIYHDDSRFTPVAGKSEEWNRGAYLVQGAGHCGSCHTPRGLGMQEKALTEADPVYLSGAALDGWYAPDIRGSRYSKQALIDLLKTGRSQHEAVAGPMGEVITHSSQYFSDADLASIATYLTDLKDEPVAEKGARAYASASGKADYAMYCSTCHGVNGQGNDHVIPSLVNNRTVLASDPSSLINVLLHGAETPITQGHIGYHMPGYGWALNDEQVAELVNTLRASWGNQGTAVKAAAVKTQRELHGKE, from the coding sequence ATGAGCCGCGCCCTGTCACTGACCGCCAGCGCCCTGCTGCTGGCTCTGCCCGCCCTTGCCGCCAACGCAGCCCCCGCCATGTCGGCGGGGGAATACGTGGCCAAGCTCGGCGATTGCGCCGCCTGTCACACCAGCGAGACCAGCAAGCCGCTGGCAGGCGGCAAAGGATTCCCGACCCCCATCGGCACCGTATTTGCCACCAACATCACCCCCGACAAGACCCACGGTATCGGCAACTACAGCCTGCCGGAGTTCATCAAGGTGATGCGTGAAGGGGTGGCCCGCGACGGCCATCACCTCTATCCGGCCATGCCCTACACCGCCTACGCCAAGATGAGCGATAAGGATCTCGAAGATCTCTATCACTACCTGATGAAGGAGGTGCAACCGCTGGCCATCGCCAACAAAGAGAGCGACATCCCCTGGCCGCTCAACATGCGCTGGCCGCTGATGGGATGGAACTGGATCTACCACGACGACAGCCGCTTCACCCCGGTCGCAGGCAAGAGCGAAGAGTGGAACCGTGGCGCCTATCTGGTGCAGGGTGCCGGTCACTGCGGCAGTTGCCACACTCCGCGCGGGCTTGGCATGCAGGAGAAAGCGCTGACTGAGGCGGACCCTGTCTACCTAAGCGGGGCGGCGCTGGATGGCTGGTATGCCCCCGACATTCGCGGCAGCCGTTACAGCAAGCAGGCGCTGATCGATCTGCTGAAAACCGGCCGCAGCCAGCATGAAGCGGTCGCGGGCCCCATGGGGGAAGTGATCACTCACAGCAGCCAGTATTTCAGCGACGCCGATCTGGCCAGCATCGCCACCTATCTCACCGATCTGAAAGATGAGCCGGTCGCGGAGAAAGGGGCCCGTGCCTATGCCAGTGCCAGCGGCAAGGCGGACTACGCCATGTACTGCTCCACCTGTCACGGGGTCAACGGCCAGGGCAATGACCACGTCATTCCCTCGCTGGTGAACAACCGCACCGTGCTGGCGAGCGATCCGTCGAGCCTGATCAACGTGCTGCTACACGGTGCCGAGACGCCCATTACGCAGGGGCATATCGGCTACCATATGCCGGGTTATGGCTGGGCTCTCAACGACGAACAGGTGGCCGAGCTGGTCAACACCCTGCGCGCTTCCTGGGGCAATCAAGGCACCGCCGTCAAGGCAGCGGCGGTCAAGACCCAGCGCGAGCTGCACGGCAAGGAGTAA